In Yersinia enterocolitica subsp. enterocolitica, one DNA window encodes the following:
- a CDS encoding methyl-accepting chemotaxis protein, with product MNFLKHITIRMALFSILVIFLLLWGGVSTFTLFSLNKLTHSLHLSSEQQKSVNIINRGNDQYFRVVTRLTRAAAYRQNGAIADADRELASASVALKNTQEALQKFKLQSHEEMDTALTEKTIQSWSTLLDKGIEPMFKAVSANRFEDYNSMFNNEYPQLSREFGATIEKYNSAVDKSTEAASLRVESLVTWCERALLAALIAGIVILILTDRYIVSYLVRPLDSIKVHFRRLAQGQLGRPMAEFGRNCVGQLIPYLQEMQNSLVNTVSTIRSSTDAIYTGAGEIAAGNADLSSRTEQQAAALEETAASMEQLNATVKQNAENAHQASKLAENASTTAQNGGRIVNDVVATMSSITESSRRIADIIGVINSIAFQTNILALNAAVEAARAGEQGRGFAVVASEVRNLAQRSAQAAKEIEGLISESVSRVNMGSQQVSRAGETMNSIVQAVTNVTDIMGEIASASDEQSRGISQIGQAVAEMDGVTQQNASLVQESAAAAASLEEQARQLTEAVSAFNLSDNTQAA from the coding sequence GTGAATTTTCTAAAACATATCACCATCAGGATGGCGTTATTCTCTATTCTTGTTATATTTTTGTTGCTCTGGGGAGGCGTTTCAACATTTACATTATTTTCACTTAACAAATTAACGCATTCCCTCCATCTGAGCTCGGAACAACAGAAAAGCGTTAATATTATTAATCGGGGTAATGACCAATATTTCCGTGTGGTTACTCGTTTAACGCGTGCGGCAGCTTATCGTCAAAATGGGGCCATTGCCGATGCTGATCGAGAATTAGCTTCAGCCAGTGTCGCTCTTAAAAACACACAAGAAGCATTGCAGAAATTTAAGCTGCAATCTCATGAAGAAATGGATACAGCTCTGACAGAGAAAACCATCCAAAGCTGGTCAACACTGTTGGATAAAGGGATTGAACCGATGTTTAAAGCGGTGTCTGCAAATCGCTTTGAAGACTATAACAGCATGTTTAACAATGAGTATCCACAATTGAGCCGGGAGTTTGGCGCCACAATCGAGAAATACAATTCGGCGGTGGATAAATCAACAGAAGCAGCCAGTTTGCGAGTGGAGTCTTTGGTCACGTGGTGTGAGCGGGCGTTACTGGCGGCACTTATTGCTGGCATCGTTATTTTGATATTAACCGACCGTTATATTGTCAGCTATTTGGTGCGTCCACTGGATTCAATCAAGGTGCATTTTAGACGATTAGCACAAGGGCAATTAGGCAGACCAATGGCTGAATTTGGTCGTAACTGTGTTGGACAATTAATCCCTTATTTGCAAGAAATGCAAAATAGCCTGGTAAATACAGTATCGACTATTCGTAGTAGCACCGATGCGATTTACACCGGTGCGGGCGAAATAGCCGCTGGAAATGCCGACCTTTCTTCGCGTACCGAGCAACAAGCTGCGGCATTAGAAGAAACCGCTGCCAGCATGGAACAGTTAAATGCGACGGTGAAACAGAATGCCGAGAATGCCCATCAGGCCAGTAAATTAGCCGAGAATGCTTCGACAACAGCCCAAAATGGGGGCCGCATTGTTAATGATGTTGTTGCGACCATGAGTAGTATTACCGAAAGCTCACGCCGCATCGCCGATATTATCGGCGTGATAAACAGCATCGCATTCCAAACCAATATTCTGGCATTAAACGCAGCGGTTGAAGCAGCGCGTGCCGGTGAACAAGGGCGCGGTTTTGCGGTGGTCGCCAGTGAAGTCCGCAATTTAGCACAACGCAGTGCGCAGGCGGCCAAGGAAATTGAAGGGCTAATTAGTGAGTCGGTATCACGGGTTAATATGGGGTCACAGCAAGTTTCGAGAGCGGGAGAAACCATGAACAGCATTGTTCAGGCGGTGACGAATGTGACCGATATTATGGGCGAAATTGCTTCTGCTTCTGATGAGCAAAGTCGAGGAATTAGCCAAATTGGTCAGGCGGTTGCAGAAATGGATGGTGTCACACAGCAAAATGCCTCATTGGTACAAGAATCTGCTGCCGCGGCTGCTTCATTAGAAGAACAGGCTCGTCAACTGACTGAGGCGGTGTCTGCTTTTAATCTATCGGATAATACTCAGGCTGCTTAA
- the denD gene encoding D-erythronate dehydrogenase, which produces MNIMVTGAAGFLGRRLIERLLTLDYLTDSQGNQRSINKIMACDVVPLSAITDERVQVFCGDIADSQWLASIFDRQVDTVFHLAAVVSSQAEEEFDLGMRINFDATRGLLQRARQLGHCPKVIITSSVAVFGGELPAVVPDEQVWAPQSSYGTQKALNDLLLADYTRRGFIDGRSLRMPTIVVRPGKPNRAASSFASGIIREPLQGVEVICPVSPQTSLWLLSPKMAINNLIHGHQLDASQLKSGRVINLPGLSVSVQQMIDALRRIAGTEVVDLIKVQQDPLIEKIVNSWPGNFEAHYAKALGFSSDKDFDSIINDFILGDLPHRRG; this is translated from the coding sequence ATGAACATAATGGTAACAGGTGCTGCCGGCTTTCTGGGGCGTCGATTAATTGAACGTTTATTAACACTGGATTATCTGACGGATAGCCAGGGTAATCAGCGCAGTATTAACAAAATTATGGCTTGTGATGTGGTGCCGCTGAGTGCGATTACCGATGAGCGAGTGCAGGTTTTCTGTGGTGATATTGCTGATTCGCAATGGTTGGCGAGTATTTTTGACCGGCAGGTTGACACTGTTTTCCACCTGGCGGCGGTCGTTTCCAGTCAGGCGGAAGAAGAATTTGATCTGGGAATGCGCATCAATTTTGATGCCACCCGCGGCTTACTGCAACGGGCGCGCCAGCTAGGGCACTGTCCTAAAGTCATTATTACCAGTTCAGTGGCTGTATTTGGTGGTGAGTTACCGGCAGTAGTGCCCGATGAGCAGGTCTGGGCGCCGCAAAGTTCCTATGGAACACAAAAAGCCTTGAATGACTTATTGCTGGCAGATTATACCCGCCGAGGGTTTATTGATGGTCGTAGCTTGAGAATGCCCACTATCGTGGTGCGGCCCGGTAAACCAAACCGCGCCGCTTCCAGCTTTGCTAGCGGTATTATTCGTGAGCCATTACAGGGCGTTGAGGTGATTTGCCCGGTGAGTCCACAAACATCTTTGTGGTTGTTATCGCCGAAAATGGCGATTAATAACCTGATCCACGGTCATCAATTGGATGCCAGTCAGCTCAAGTCAGGGCGAGTGATTAATCTGCCAGGATTATCTGTTAGCGTGCAACAGATGATCGATGCATTACGGCGTATTGCAGGTACTGAAGTGGTTGATCTAATTAAAGTTCAGCAAGATCCACTCATTGAGAAGATTGTGAACTCCTGGCCTGGAAATTTCGAGGCTCATTATGCCAAAGCATTAGGTTTCAGCAGCGATAAGGACTTCGACAGTATCATCAATGACTTTATTCTCGGTGATCTACCCCATCGCAGAGGTTGA
- a CDS encoding MFS transporter, which produces MSESSTEPLVIPKVLPAENHAYRKAAWHILPLLMLCYVVAYLDRVNVGFAKLQMADDLQFFDAVYGFGAGIFFIAYFFLEIPSNLMLHRVGARLWIARIMITWGIISAGMAFVTTPMSFYVMRCLLGIAEAGFYPGVILYISYWFPTNRRGRMYALFATAVPLSGVIGAPLSGWIMDAFNGFHGFAGWQWMFILEGIPSVLIGILVIFKLTDRIGHAKWLTDEEKKILQTNIDNDTQHHVHSSLKEIFLQPRVWLLTLIYFCLIAGFYTIGFWLPTLIKDSGVTDILSIGLLSAIPYAAAAVTMVVVSRSADRLRERRWHLALTATLGGIGMIISASFSDNIIIAMVGLTIGAMGALSTLPLFWSLPTAFLGGTAAAAGIALINSWGNLAGFAAPYMMGYLKDLTQSTTIGMLIISTMLFIGAGLVFLVPAKTVNR; this is translated from the coding sequence ATGTCTGAATCATCAACCGAACCTTTAGTGATACCGAAGGTGTTGCCAGCGGAGAATCATGCCTACCGCAAAGCGGCATGGCATATTTTACCGTTACTGATGTTGTGCTATGTCGTGGCTTATCTGGATCGGGTGAATGTTGGCTTTGCCAAGTTGCAAATGGCCGATGACTTACAATTCTTTGATGCGGTGTACGGTTTTGGTGCCGGTATCTTCTTTATTGCTTACTTCTTTTTAGAAATTCCCAGCAACCTGATGTTGCATCGTGTTGGAGCGCGGTTGTGGATTGCGCGCATCATGATCACCTGGGGCATTATCTCGGCGGGAATGGCTTTTGTTACCACGCCGATGTCATTTTATGTGATGCGTTGTTTATTGGGGATAGCTGAGGCTGGCTTCTATCCGGGGGTGATCCTTTATATTTCATATTGGTTCCCGACTAACCGTCGTGGCCGCATGTATGCCTTATTCGCCACCGCAGTTCCATTATCTGGGGTGATAGGTGCGCCGCTATCTGGCTGGATAATGGATGCCTTTAATGGTTTCCACGGCTTTGCTGGTTGGCAATGGATGTTTATTCTGGAAGGTATTCCCTCGGTACTCATTGGTATTTTGGTGATTTTTAAACTGACGGACAGGATCGGGCATGCCAAATGGTTAACCGATGAAGAGAAAAAAATCCTCCAGACCAATATCGATAATGACACTCAGCATCATGTCCACAGCAGCCTAAAAGAGATTTTCCTACAACCCCGAGTCTGGTTGCTTACCCTTATTTATTTCTGCCTGATTGCTGGTTTTTACACCATTGGTTTCTGGCTGCCGACACTCATTAAAGACAGCGGCGTTACAGATATTTTGTCTATCGGTTTACTGAGTGCGATTCCTTATGCGGCAGCAGCAGTGACGATGGTCGTGGTCTCACGTAGTGCCGACCGCTTGCGGGAACGGCGCTGGCACCTGGCTTTAACCGCGACATTGGGCGGGATTGGGATGATTATCTCCGCCAGCTTCAGTGACAACATCATCATCGCTATGGTGGGATTAACCATTGGGGCGATGGGGGCATTGAGCACTTTGCCACTGTTTTGGAGCTTACCGACGGCATTCCTTGGGGGCACTGCCGCTGCCGCAGGTATTGCGTTGATTAACTCTTGGGGCAATCTGGCGGGTTTCGCCGCACCTTATATGATGGGCTACCTAAAAGATCTGACTCAAAGTACCACCATCGGCATGTTGATTATTTCCACCATGCTATTCATTGGGGCGGGGTTAGTCTTTTTAGTTCCAGCCAAAACAGTTAATCGCTAA